The Oceanispirochaeta sp. M1 genome includes a region encoding these proteins:
- a CDS encoding helix-turn-helix domain-containing protein, with amino-acid sequence MNQPEIGNKVIHLRELKGITQERLAELCEVSTRTIQRIENGEVNPRVFTLNNLSNCLEFNFNDDYRSTELIWIIVLHLSSMFCIVIIPLVIWSFKKTNSIKIDDHGKNVLNFQITMTILLISTAILSIFIIPALILFLDQYNLVFLFRYTIITLIPFLFLIGIGLICFFQGLINVLKIVKDKPYRYIPSIPFLK; translated from the coding sequence ATGAACCAACCAGAAATTGGGAACAAAGTGATCCACTTGAGGGAGTTAAAAGGAATAACTCAGGAAAGACTGGCAGAGTTATGTGAGGTGAGTACAAGAACAATTCAACGCATAGAAAATGGAGAAGTTAATCCGAGAGTCTTTACATTAAATAATCTGAGTAATTGTTTAGAATTCAACTTTAATGATGATTATAGAAGTACTGAATTAATCTGGATTATTGTTTTACACTTAAGTTCTATGTTCTGTATTGTCATTATTCCTCTTGTCATCTGGTCATTCAAAAAAACAAATAGTATTAAAATAGATGATCATGGAAAAAATGTTCTTAATTTTCAGATAACAATGACTATACTTTTGATTAGTACAGCAATTTTATCCATATTTATAATTCCAGCCCTGATTCTTTTTCTTGACCAGTACAATCTGGTCTTTCTATTTCGATATACAATAATCACTCTTATACCTTTTCTATTCTTGATTGGTATTGGTTTAATCTGCTTTTTCCAAGGTCTTATTAACGTTTTGAAAATCGTTAAAGACAAACCCTATAGATATATACCCTCAATTCCATTTCTAAAATAA
- a CDS encoding CPBP family intramembrane glutamic endopeptidase produces MEVRMKHLKLIIALSIIVVIPFCLMIWFRIRKSTGFASIELIAYPLFFGGGSVGVLFLLKAHFLKGILSDFNFRQSKWFYDIGWGVAISVIYFILFYLERMTLAKVLRFNPNRELLGLMLDMRRNPILLILWFGPVLWIGIALYEESIRVFILLSLWDFSRNIFWIITVIIFSAIIFGLLHWSQGLYGIVTISIKSLVGGFFYFKKRRLAPLIYAHVLYDGLQVGNLLLTYGKP; encoded by the coding sequence ATGGAAGTTAGAATGAAACATTTAAAGCTCATTATTGCTCTTTCTATAATAGTCGTCATTCCATTTTGCTTGATGATATGGTTTCGTATCCGTAAATCAACAGGTTTTGCATCAATTGAATTAATAGCCTATCCTCTTTTCTTTGGTGGAGGAAGTGTTGGAGTTCTCTTTCTTCTTAAAGCACATTTTCTGAAAGGAATCCTATCAGACTTTAATTTTAGACAGTCAAAATGGTTTTATGATATAGGATGGGGTGTTGCTATCTCTGTTATTTACTTTATTCTTTTCTATCTTGAAAGGATGACATTGGCCAAAGTTCTGCGATTTAATCCAAACAGAGAATTATTAGGCTTAATGCTAGATATGCGTAGAAATCCGATTCTGTTGATTTTATGGTTTGGTCCTGTTTTATGGATTGGTATCGCATTGTATGAGGAATCTATAAGAGTTTTCATTCTACTTAGCTTATGGGATTTCTCTCGAAATATTTTTTGGATAATTACAGTGATTATCTTCTCAGCGATAATCTTTGGTCTATTACATTGGAGTCAAGGATTATATGGGATTGTAACTATTTCTATTAAAAGCTTGGTAGGTGGTTTTTTTTATTTTAAAAAAAGGAGATTGGCCCCACTTATTTATGCTCATGTCTTATATGACGGTTTACAAGTTGGAAACTTGTTGCTCACATATGGAAAACCGTAA
- a CDS encoding winged helix-turn-helix domain-containing protein has protein sequence MDFTATEFYILKFPTENPGRVFSRNQNIDSLKGEDYPVTERSVDVQIPGIRRKLGDSVSMIETVRGIGYRMKGE, from the coding sequence ATAGATTTCACGGCGACTGAATTTTATATATTGAAGTTTCCTACAGAGAATCCAGGTCGGGTATTTTCGAGAAATCAGAATATTGACTCCCTTAAGGGCGAGGACTATCCTGTTACTGAACGGTCCGTTGATGTTCAGATTCCGGGAATCAGAAGAAAACTTGGTGATTCAGTAAGCATGATTGAAACTGTTCGTGGTATCGGCTACCGCATGAAGGGTGAGTAA
- a CDS encoding ATP-binding protein: MYKKSFFQQLFYTIFILLVITVTLYFVVTITVVKKGMYRDALQRQMSVTRMAVNLMPSDSIKDGDNAQDFAEGLSLGTDVRVTIVDRAGLVLADNKEDTSTMDNHAYRPEIRKAFMEGQGSSSRYSDTLSLMMLYTTVYDENQDLVVRLSQSIEEIQEDVDRIYEKILLIFVLVLVLGSLFTVFIARRLSFTLKSVQDVAGEFARGNFNIELDVAGSREAISLTRSINAMGRQLQDKISTTTYQKNELQGMLNSMREPVLLLNHRLEVTEMNPSAQAMLEPGDGLAYLGKGLLQVMRSVEVCELVEQTLAKKDTGEAIVHYADKDLFLQVYTNYLYRDEDTPPTVLLVMNDITQIKKLEQMRKDFVANVSHELKTPLTSIMGYVETLRAGALKYPDKAEEFLEIMFHQTRNLNTLIDDLLTLSRVEDGRRRFHKEQFPLVDLLSSAVSVCQLKAKEKESPIEVDCDSSCLVSAHPVLMEQAVTNLIENAVKYCPEKTRITVKGYCTDSNILIEVKDYGNGIPEGDIPRIFERFYRVDKARSRNMGGTGLGLAIVKHISQIHGGTVAVDSSEGEGCTFTISLPKVVESDSEI, encoded by the coding sequence ATGTACAAAAAATCTTTTTTTCAGCAGCTTTTCTATACAATTTTTATTCTGCTTGTGATCACTGTTACGCTCTATTTTGTTGTAACCATCACGGTGGTTAAAAAAGGGATGTACAGAGACGCTCTACAGCGTCAGATGTCTGTAACACGTATGGCTGTGAACCTTATGCCTTCTGATAGTATCAAAGACGGTGATAATGCTCAGGATTTTGCTGAGGGTCTCTCTCTGGGAACAGACGTTCGTGTGACTATTGTTGATCGCGCGGGGCTTGTTCTTGCGGATAACAAAGAAGACACATCCACTATGGATAATCATGCCTACAGACCTGAGATCCGTAAGGCCTTTATGGAAGGACAGGGAAGTTCATCACGCTACAGTGATACTCTCTCATTAATGATGCTTTACACGACTGTGTATGATGAGAATCAGGATTTAGTGGTCCGTCTTTCTCAATCGATTGAAGAGATTCAGGAGGATGTTGACCGTATTTATGAGAAGATCCTTCTTATATTCGTACTGGTTCTGGTTCTCGGCAGTCTTTTTACTGTCTTTATAGCCAGAAGACTCAGTTTTACCCTCAAATCGGTTCAGGATGTTGCCGGAGAATTTGCAAGGGGAAATTTCAATATTGAACTGGATGTCGCAGGTTCAAGAGAGGCAATTTCCCTGACACGGTCCATCAATGCCATGGGTCGTCAGCTTCAGGATAAGATCAGCACAACTACCTATCAGAAGAATGAGCTTCAGGGAATGCTCAACAGTATGAGGGAGCCTGTTCTTCTGCTGAACCATCGTCTGGAAGTCACAGAGATGAATCCTTCGGCTCAGGCCATGCTGGAGCCTGGAGACGGTCTTGCCTATCTTGGCAAAGGTCTCCTTCAGGTAATGAGATCAGTAGAGGTCTGTGAGCTTGTAGAGCAGACTCTGGCGAAAAAAGATACGGGTGAAGCCATTGTCCACTATGCCGATAAGGATCTGTTTTTACAGGTTTATACCAACTACCTGTACAGGGATGAGGATACTCCTCCAACGGTGTTGCTGGTTATGAATGATATAACCCAGATTAAGAAGCTTGAACAGATGCGTAAAGACTTTGTTGCCAATGTCTCTCATGAGCTGAAAACTCCGCTAACTTCCATCATGGGTTATGTGGAGACCCTGCGGGCCGGTGCTTTGAAATACCCTGATAAGGCGGAAGAGTTTCTTGAAATCATGTTCCACCAGACCAGAAATCTTAATACTCTGATTGATGATCTTCTGACTCTCTCCAGAGTAGAGGATGGACGTCGTCGATTTCATAAGGAACAGTTCCCTCTGGTAGATCTTTTATCCAGTGCTGTTTCAGTCTGTCAGCTGAAGGCAAAGGAGAAAGAGTCCCCCATTGAAGTAGACTGTGATTCCTCCTGCCTTGTGTCAGCACATCCTGTACTGATGGAGCAGGCTGTAACAAATCTGATTGAGAATGCGGTCAAGTACTGTCCAGAGAAGACAAGAATAACTGTTAAGGGATACTGCACTGATTCAAATATCCTTATAGAGGTGAAGGATTACGGGAATGGTATTCCTGAAGGGGATATTCCCCGTATTTTTGAACGATTCTACAGAGTTGATAAGGCCCGCAGCCGCAATATGGGGGGGACAGGTCTCGGTCTGGCCATTGTGAAGCATATATCCCAGATTCATGGTGGAACGGTTGCTGTTGACAGTTCGGAAGGGGAGGGCTGTACTTTTACCATTTCCCTTCCGAAAGTCGTAGAATCTGATTCAGAAATCTAA
- a CDS encoding aldose epimerase family protein, with amino-acid sequence MKVTKEVFGTLPDGSTADIYTLTGENDLTVRVTSFGGIITSIRCPDRNGKVEEINLGFETLDEYVNTRNYFGAAIGRVGNRIANGKFSLDGSEYTLKQNNGTNCLHGGMTDTFDRKNWNVTPFERKGAIGLILNSFSPDGEEGFPGNLSTTMTYTLSSMGELIFDYKAVTDKATPVNLTNHSYFNLRGLENGNVLDHQVQLDCPWYLPVDEKQIPTGEILSVKGTVMDFTKEEKIGTRIEDVEGGGYDHCYILPPGKGVRKYGTVYDPASGRTMDVFTDQPGVQLYTGNFLNGVKGHGGQSFERNWGFCLETQLYPDCINQTQFPSCILKPGEVYTHTSSYQFSIN; translated from the coding sequence ATGAAAGTCACTAAAGAAGTATTCGGAACACTACCTGACGGCAGCACAGCCGATATATATACACTGACAGGTGAAAACGACCTCACAGTAAGGGTCACAAGCTTCGGTGGAATCATCACTTCAATCCGCTGCCCCGACAGGAACGGAAAAGTTGAAGAAATCAACCTGGGATTCGAGACTCTGGACGAATATGTAAACACCCGCAATTACTTCGGTGCCGCCATCGGCCGCGTTGGTAACAGAATTGCCAATGGAAAGTTTTCTCTAGATGGTTCTGAATACACACTAAAACAAAATAATGGAACCAACTGCCTTCACGGTGGTATGACAGATACATTCGATAGGAAGAACTGGAATGTAACCCCCTTTGAAAGAAAAGGGGCCATAGGACTGATCCTGAACTCCTTCAGCCCCGATGGGGAAGAGGGATTCCCTGGAAACCTGAGTACCACCATGACCTATACCCTGAGCTCAATGGGTGAGCTTATTTTCGACTATAAGGCTGTCACAGACAAGGCGACCCCTGTTAACCTTACAAACCACAGCTACTTCAACTTAAGGGGTCTGGAGAACGGGAATGTTCTGGATCATCAGGTTCAACTGGACTGCCCCTGGTACCTGCCTGTTGATGAGAAACAGATTCCTACCGGAGAGATCCTCTCAGTCAAAGGCACAGTGATGGACTTTACAAAAGAGGAAAAGATCGGCACCAGAATAGAAGATGTAGAAGGCGGCGGTTATGACCACTGCTACATCCTCCCTCCCGGAAAGGGTGTAAGAAAATACGGCACAGTTTATGATCCTGCATCGGGGCGAACTATGGATGTGTTTACTGACCAGCCCGGGGTACAGCTCTACACAGGAAATTTCCTGAACGGAGTCAAAGGTCATGGCGGTCAGAGCTTTGAAAGGAACTGGGGTTTCTGTCTTGAAACCCAGCTCTACCCCGACTGTATAAACCAGACCCAGTTTCCAAGCTGTATACTGAAGCCGGGTGAGGTTTATACTCACACCAGTTCCTATCAGTTTTCAATAAACTAG
- a CDS encoding corrinoid protein, which yields MVNLEQISDLMQKGKAKEVAELCKEALEAGIAAQTVLDDALLSAMNIVGVKFKNNQVFVPEVLIAARAMNAGLVILKPELEAGGSKAAGKAVLGTVKGDLHDIGKNLVKIMLEGKGLEVIDLGTDVSPEKYVETAKAEGANIIALSALLTTTMTQMENVVKAAVDAGIRDDITIMIGGAPVTQSFCDSIGADIYTPDAATAAEKAFEICTQ from the coding sequence ATGGTTAATCTAGAACAGATTTCTGATTTGATGCAGAAAGGTAAGGCAAAAGAAGTAGCGGAACTTTGTAAGGAAGCACTGGAAGCAGGAATTGCTGCACAGACAGTCCTCGATGACGCCCTTCTGTCTGCCATGAATATCGTAGGTGTTAAATTCAAAAACAATCAGGTTTTCGTACCTGAAGTACTTATTGCAGCAAGAGCAATGAATGCAGGACTGGTAATTCTCAAGCCCGAACTGGAAGCCGGTGGATCAAAAGCTGCTGGAAAAGCCGTTCTGGGAACCGTTAAGGGAGACCTTCACGACATCGGTAAAAATCTTGTTAAAATAATGCTCGAAGGAAAGGGTCTGGAAGTAATTGACCTGGGAACAGATGTATCCCCCGAAAAGTATGTTGAAACAGCAAAGGCAGAAGGAGCAAATATCATTGCCCTTTCCGCTCTTCTGACAACAACTATGACTCAGATGGAAAATGTTGTTAAGGCTGCTGTAGATGCAGGTATCAGAGATGATATCACTATCATGATCGGTGGTGCACCTGTAACACAGTCTTTCTGTGATTCAATCGGTGCCGATATCTATACACCTGATGCGGCAACTGCTGCTGAAAAAGCCTTTGAGATCTGTACACAATAA
- a CDS encoding PocR ligand-binding domain-containing protein produces the protein MNGKAINYISPFYEKALAIADVYKKATGIECFVINSKGYRMSMEGAKEAICPFCNSLNEICNNKADCRQAHLYGGYQAERFGGSYIYFCPINMLHWASPLMEEGIMTGALIAGPALIIDSEELIEELNQKFDPESVRKANLKEKVREIPKLSTEQAKALSEMLLITASHLIEGDHSQLTSKKENMDQQAQISEYIQYIKEMETKDTEFAQYPIEKERELLHLIQTGDSKEARSVLNEILGAVFFSSGGKFDVVKARVLELLVLLSRAAVEGGADAEQIFGMNYQYLSEINNYNSVEGLAGWLARVIVRFSDLVFDLRDVKHADAIYQTIQYINKNYAEKVTLDEVASAVYLSPAYFSKIFKEEMKCNFNNYLNQVRINKSKNLLMNSKFSLVEIAGMVGYEDQSYFTKVFKKMAGLSPGKYREKRGKIDLETQEIHS, from the coding sequence ATGAACGGCAAAGCTATAAATTATATATCTCCATTCTATGAAAAAGCTCTGGCAATTGCCGATGTCTATAAAAAGGCAACAGGCATTGAGTGTTTTGTAATAAACAGCAAAGGCTACCGTATGAGTATGGAGGGCGCCAAAGAAGCAATATGCCCCTTCTGCAACTCTCTCAATGAGATCTGCAATAATAAAGCGGACTGCCGTCAGGCCCATCTTTACGGCGGCTATCAGGCGGAACGTTTCGGCGGCAGTTATATCTATTTCTGCCCTATCAATATGCTTCACTGGGCCTCTCCCCTTATGGAAGAGGGAATAATGACCGGTGCTCTAATCGCAGGCCCTGCTCTTATTATTGATTCAGAGGAACTTATAGAAGAACTGAACCAGAAGTTTGATCCAGAGTCTGTCCGCAAGGCAAATCTTAAAGAGAAAGTCCGTGAAATACCCAAACTGAGCACAGAGCAGGCAAAGGCCCTGTCAGAAATGCTCCTTATTACTGCTTCTCATCTTATTGAAGGAGACCATTCTCAGCTCACTTCCAAGAAAGAGAATATGGATCAGCAGGCCCAGATCTCTGAGTACATTCAGTACATTAAGGAGATGGAGACCAAGGATACCGAATTCGCACAATACCCCATTGAGAAGGAACGGGAGCTTCTGCATCTGATTCAGACAGGAGACTCCAAAGAAGCCAGATCAGTTCTTAACGAAATACTCGGTGCCGTTTTCTTCTCCTCAGGTGGAAAATTCGATGTAGTGAAAGCCAGGGTTCTTGAACTTCTGGTACTCCTGTCCAGAGCCGCTGTGGAAGGCGGTGCGGATGCAGAACAGATATTCGGTATGAACTACCAGTACCTGAGTGAAATAAATAATTACAACTCTGTAGAAGGCCTTGCCGGCTGGCTGGCCCGTGTTATTGTCCGCTTCTCCGACCTGGTCTTCGACCTGCGGGATGTTAAACATGCGGATGCCATCTATCAGACTATTCAGTACATTAATAAAAATTATGCCGAAAAGGTGACTCTGGATGAAGTTGCATCCGCTGTCTACCTGAGCCCAGCCTACTTCAGTAAAATCTTCAAAGAAGAGATGAAGTGCAACTTCAATAACTATCTGAATCAGGTTCGTATCAACAAGAGCAAAAATCTCCTAATGAACAGTAAATTTTCTCTTGTAGAAATCGCCGGTATGGTGGGTTATGAAGATCAGAGCTATTTTACAAAGGTATTTAAGAAGATGGCCGGACTCTCTCCGGGTAAATACCGTGAAAAGCGCGGAAAGATTGATCTTGAGACCCAGGAAATCCACAGCTGA
- a CDS encoding ASKHA domain-containing protein, protein MNSTTLTIHSGDHIIKEVIPPGENLLEIMRNTLSVEIESPCAGKGTCGKCKIIVVDGDLADPNEQELKLLSTEELKKGVRLACQIVPKGSITVKVIGVSGSARIKESGGLPYHGEINPLLKRIIIKMPSGDISDQRSYEKRILDSLPDGTVMSHQIRAMLPSLQKGDIYELNISLCGDEITRVEAAESAKAAKTYAVAVDIGTTTVVAYLIDLETGDRIATSSGLNAQKGYGADVVSRIEYIGDDPAKLLELQKKIINQIESLVQKVMEKADINSNDLLGLFMAGNTTMMHIIQGLSPETIAVAPFLPISIESMRLKPWEIGSILPDHMRIILLPSLASYIGADIVAGILSTEIAESDDLSLLVDIGTNGEIVLGNRKKMISCSTAAGPAFEGANIRCGMAGIPGAVSAVKGKGHDFAWETIPGAETTGICGSGIIDITAYLLRSGIADYTGRIQDDSDWGDNAPAGSEYLEETEEETRFTWGDEKKTLFFGQRDLREVQLAKGSIAAGINTLIKESGYELDDIKNVYIAGGFGSYINKESALDIGLLPEGLRGKISSVGNSCGGGVIRCAVNQDELKKTEDIRRHCEYIELSSNQGFQEEYMMSMYFPEFD, encoded by the coding sequence ATGAATTCAACAACTTTAACTATACATTCAGGTGATCATATCATCAAAGAAGTAATACCTCCCGGAGAAAATCTTCTTGAAATAATGCGCAACACCCTGTCTGTGGAAATTGAATCCCCCTGTGCGGGTAAAGGGACCTGTGGTAAATGTAAAATAATTGTAGTTGACGGAGACCTGGCAGACCCCAATGAACAGGAACTGAAATTACTGAGTACAGAAGAGCTGAAAAAGGGTGTCAGACTGGCATGTCAGATTGTCCCAAAAGGCTCTATAACAGTGAAAGTAATCGGGGTCAGCGGATCGGCACGTATCAAAGAATCCGGCGGCCTTCCCTATCATGGTGAGATAAATCCCTTATTAAAACGCATCATAATAAAAATGCCCTCTGGAGATATATCAGACCAGAGATCCTACGAAAAGAGGATTCTTGATTCTCTGCCCGATGGAACAGTTATGAGTCATCAGATCAGAGCAATGCTTCCCTCTTTACAGAAAGGGGATATATATGAACTGAACATCAGTCTCTGCGGCGATGAGATAACAAGAGTTGAGGCTGCTGAATCCGCAAAAGCCGCAAAAACATATGCAGTAGCTGTGGATATCGGCACCACCACTGTGGTTGCCTACCTGATAGATCTTGAAACAGGTGACCGTATAGCAACATCTTCGGGACTGAATGCCCAGAAAGGCTATGGAGCTGATGTTGTTTCCCGTATTGAATACATCGGAGATGATCCGGCTAAGCTCCTGGAGCTGCAGAAGAAGATTATAAACCAGATTGAATCTCTTGTTCAGAAAGTTATGGAGAAAGCAGATATCAATTCGAATGATCTGCTTGGACTTTTTATGGCCGGAAATACAACAATGATGCATATCATTCAGGGCCTCTCTCCCGAGACCATAGCAGTAGCCCCGTTTCTGCCCATATCTATTGAATCAATGAGATTAAAACCATGGGAAATAGGATCGATTCTCCCTGATCATATGCGTATTATACTTCTCCCCTCCCTTGCATCCTATATAGGTGCAGATATTGTGGCAGGAATACTCTCAACAGAGATAGCCGAATCTGATGATCTATCACTTCTGGTAGACATAGGTACAAATGGAGAAATTGTACTTGGTAACAGGAAAAAGATGATCAGCTGCTCCACAGCTGCCGGCCCTGCCTTTGAAGGCGCCAATATCCGCTGCGGTATGGCGGGCATTCCGGGAGCCGTAAGCGCTGTGAAAGGAAAAGGTCATGATTTTGCCTGGGAAACTATTCCCGGTGCAGAGACAACAGGAATATGCGGTTCAGGTATTATCGATATCACAGCGTATCTTCTAAGAAGCGGAATTGCCGATTATACCGGCAGGATACAGGATGATTCTGACTGGGGTGATAATGCTCCTGCAGGAAGTGAATACCTCGAAGAAACTGAAGAAGAAACCCGCTTTACCTGGGGAGATGAAAAAAAGACGCTCTTCTTCGGACAGAGAGACCTGAGAGAAGTTCAGCTGGCAAAAGGCTCTATTGCTGCGGGAATAAATACCCTGATAAAAGAGTCGGGTTATGAACTTGATGATATAAAAAATGTTTATATTGCCGGTGGATTCGGTTCTTATATAAATAAAGAGAGTGCCCTGGATATCGGCCTGCTCCCGGAAGGACTCCGGGGTAAAATCAGTTCAGTGGGAAACTCCTGCGGCGGCGGTGTTATCCGCTGTGCTGTCAATCAGGATGAACTCAAAAAGACAGAAGATATCCGCAGACATTGCGAGTATATAGAATTATCGTCCAATCAGGGATTTCAGGAAGAATATATGATGAGCATGTATTTTCCCGAATTTGATTAA
- a CDS encoding ankyrin repeat domain-containing protein has product MKNLLLYILIFILTFPLFATPEEDFLAALRDSRLQDARFFLDSDNSVDQVIEDGNSALIIMCDEQRSHEVRWLMSQGADPNQTDSLGQTPLMYAAMKGNRNIIQILLQEGAILNLQSPMGYTALQMAVNHGQFETAADLEARGANIIEGYYDHPALSEIWSRRQHYAVALALKESRWKYHDFLKAVVSGDYRVIRNMIDTGTDPNAADTEGVTALMLTASAPGIYQAELLLSKGADPALLDSMGLSALWYGAFRNNLPMVELLLEAGVVDDAPYLENSALFGAFSSGAHEAMVMLIEAGWNAGLTGRLGTSLVHYAAFTGDLRTLKELKEAGISLLSADAEGNTAQDYLIQGFHLNEQESLYIPVASYLKSEEVSATTDPSVLDNMRLSRIIYSKW; this is encoded by the coding sequence ATGAAGAATTTATTACTATATATACTCATCTTTATACTGACATTTCCTCTTTTTGCGACTCCTGAGGAGGATTTTCTGGCAGCCTTGCGGGATTCCCGTCTTCAGGATGCCAGGTTCTTTCTTGACTCGGATAATTCTGTAGATCAGGTCATAGAAGATGGAAACAGTGCCCTTATTATAATGTGTGATGAACAGCGCAGCCATGAAGTGCGCTGGCTGATGAGTCAGGGTGCTGACCCAAATCAGACTGATTCTCTGGGCCAGACTCCTCTTATGTATGCGGCCATGAAGGGCAATAGAAATATTATTCAGATTCTTCTGCAGGAGGGAGCCATCCTCAATCTTCAGTCTCCCATGGGATATACCGCTCTGCAGATGGCTGTTAATCATGGACAGTTTGAAACAGCTGCCGATCTGGAGGCCCGGGGAGCCAATATCATTGAAGGATATTATGATCATCCCGCCTTAAGTGAAATATGGTCCCGAAGACAGCACTATGCTGTAGCCCTGGCATTAAAGGAATCCCGCTGGAAATATCATGACTTTCTGAAGGCTGTGGTGTCCGGTGATTACCGTGTTATCAGAAATATGATCGATACAGGAACTGACCCGAATGCTGCTGATACAGAAGGGGTTACAGCCCTGATGCTGACCGCTTCTGCTCCCGGTATCTATCAGGCAGAACTTCTCCTGTCAAAGGGTGCTGATCCGGCATTGCTTGATTCCATGGGCTTATCAGCACTCTGGTATGGTGCATTCCGTAATAACCTCCCCATGGTGGAGCTTCTTCTGGAAGCCGGAGTGGTGGATGATGCTCCTTATCTTGAGAATTCAGCCCTGTTCGGAGCCTTTTCATCAGGGGCTCATGAGGCGATGGTCATGCTGATAGAAGCCGGCTGGAATGCAGGTCTTACAGGACGGCTGGGAACTTCACTTGTACACTATGCCGCTTTTACCGGAGATCTTCGTACATTAAAAGAATTGAAAGAAGCCGGTATTTCTTTATTATCTGCTGATGCAGAAGGAAATACAGCTCAGGATTATCTGATACAGGGTTTTCACCTTAATGAGCAGGAATCTCTGTACATTCCGGTTGCGAGCTACCTGAAATCGGAAGAAGTCTCAGCTACAACAGATCCTTCTGTCTTGGATAATATGAGACTCTCCCGTATAATCTATTCAAAATGGTAA
- a CDS encoding GDSL-type esterase/lipase family protein, whose translation MIVLYILIAGLLFYTFIMVNRLPESRPDTFIKSQPTDEITVLNIGDSITHGAMSANYVRRLEERFSEDDYRFINAGINAELVWNVLQRMDGIVACDPDYITILIGSNDVLATLSDSRMKRYMKNQGIPQKADSQWFEDNLKSLILTLKSKTNAEIAVLSLPPVTEDPSHQGYISAASYSGIVKKIAKETDIIYLPLHEVMDRILYEKAQRRKRGIPFASNNIAINVASVKRYVLRKSWDDISEKNGLTLLTDNIHLNDSAAEIIAGLIGDFLISHPPSAH comes from the coding sequence ATGATCGTACTATACATCTTAATAGCCGGACTTCTCTTTTATACCTTCATAATGGTCAACAGACTCCCGGAGTCCCGACCTGATACTTTTATAAAATCTCAACCTACTGATGAAATAACGGTTCTTAATATTGGAGACAGTATTACTCATGGAGCCATGAGTGCCAACTATGTAAGACGCCTTGAGGAGAGGTTTTCAGAGGATGATTACAGGTTTATCAATGCAGGAATAAATGCTGAACTCGTATGGAATGTACTGCAGAGAATGGACGGAATAGTAGCCTGTGATCCTGACTATATTACAATTCTCATAGGCAGCAATGATGTACTGGCCACCTTAAGTGATTCCAGAATGAAAAGATACATGAAGAACCAGGGGATTCCTCAAAAAGCCGACAGCCAATGGTTCGAAGACAACCTGAAATCACTGATATTAACACTGAAGAGTAAAACAAATGCAGAAATTGCGGTCTTATCCCTACCCCCTGTCACTGAAGATCCTTCACACCAGGGTTATATCTCTGCGGCATCCTACTCGGGAATAGTGAAGAAAATCGCAAAGGAAACAGATATCATATATCTTCCTCTTCATGAGGTGATGGACAGGATACTCTATGAAAAAGCCCAAAGGCGGAAAAGGGGTATCCCCTTCGCATCAAATAATATTGCAATAAATGTTGCTTCTGTAAAACGCTATGTTCTGAGGAAAAGCTGGGATGATATATCAGAGAAAAACGGACTGACCCTTCTTACTGATAACATACATCTGAATGACAGTGCCGCCGAGATAATTGCAGGACTGATCGGAGATTTCCTGATCAGTCATCCTCCATCAGCTCATTGA